The Oncorhynchus masou masou isolate Uvic2021 chromosome 14, UVic_Omas_1.1, whole genome shotgun sequence region tatataaaaaaaatagatggtgacagaaacattatgtacagaataagttacaaataacgtgaaACGTAAAACGGCAGCCGTCTCCTCCGGCGCCAGTGATCCCCTTAGCActtattgttgaatttgcgatttccaacatgctgtgtaatgtttatgtttttgttgaatggccgatgagcaccaatacgttttatctataatttctcttcatatgaacAGCTCGGGgactttaatatatatatatatatatatatatatatgtgtgtgtattttttaAGCTAAACTGGTTGTCttcccacctgccctgaatgacgcaTCGCCACCGCTGCTGATATTAAGCAATAACTGCAGGAGCTACAGACCAGGACTAGTCATTAGCTGCATAGGGAGAAAGTTTTCTTTACACACACAAATCATACCTGGTCCGGATGGACCTGATCAAATCAAAGATCGGTAACAACTAACATAACTCTTCTCTGAGCGAATCACTTTCACCGGATGTGACGTAAAGACACTGAGTCGGGCATCCTTCCTTTCGGTCGCAGGCTGCACGTAGCTGCAGTGGTCTGATAAGTAACGTCCCCAGAAGTCAGCTGTTGCTGGAATATCGGTTGTTATTGGTTCTTTTGGAGGGCACGAACCACCCAACAATATGCCCATGTACCAGGTAAAGCCCGTCTTTGGGGATGACATAAAGACTGATTTGCCAACCTGCATGTACAAGTTGCCGAATATCCACGCGCAGAGAAGTGCAAGTGGCTGCTCGGAACATGCGCTTCAGGTAACTAACGTTATTTGAAATCCGACCATAAATGGACTAGCTAATCTCACTAATGTCATGAATTAACTAGCCAGCTAATAAATGTGACATTTTGCCGTCAACATGAGCTAACGTTACATAGccccacaacaacaacagttagATCATTTGCCAGAaaattagctaacgttagcctagCTTCAACCCTACCAATCTCCTATTCGGCTGATGCAATGATGTGTGGCTGACTAACGTAATTTGAGTTAACGACTGTAGCTAGATGTTTTGGTTGTGCCCCCCAGAATTTGTGACAGGACGTTACCAGTACACTACTCCGAACGTATATTTTCCTCTACAGAGTTAGTTAGATTTTAGCAGCCAGCATATGATTGGCCCAGGTCAGACATTTTGTGTCCTAGACTGAGTGGATGATATGGGTGGGTGTAACTGACTGCCAGTAATttactactgtagctagctagctaacgttagcgaaaCAGCAACAAAAACATGTcattatacagtataatgaaCAACTACGTTATATAGACGTGCTGTCATATCTAGTAGCCTTTTTCTATGTGATGGTATGCCATGTAGGCTAATGGATTCAGCCATAGCCGAGCCTAATATTATAATGTTGCTAGCTGGCTATAGGAATGGCTCTGAATTCAGCCTTATCAACAATGACTCCCTGTTTACAATCATCCGACCAAATTATCTAGCTCGTTTATAAGAATTCATCAATGACACATTTCTGTTTTCatgtttggtgttttgttgacagCTCACCTAAAGATTTCCTCAGGAAACACAGCTTTCTTGGCAATCAATCCCTTCACCTCCCTCAGTATTCAGTCCCCCTCAAACAATTATCTGCCTGACTACATAGTCCCTCAGTGTGACAAAGGCCTAGCCAATGTTGCACTGAAATTTGCTAATATTGTGTTGATTCGATgacaattgccacagtaaagggaaacgttgatagtgttaactaacagggaaaactctagaaagttgagaaGTTCAATCTAGCGGCAGTCCCGGGGGAGTTGCGTGCCTGCCTGCAGCTTGGAGGGAACATTGGGCTTAACATGAATGGtcatataatgtgtgtgtattgtgttaaCACATTTCCTTCACAGGGCCCTGAGGGCAGCAtgggtgtgtttgtttgtggCAGGGTGTGTTTACTTTCTCTTTTTGTCAGACAGGTGGACCCTGCAGTACAGGCTTTGGAGCTGCGTCAGCATAAAATCAAGTGTTTGTCTTAATGTACTATATATGTGTTAACCATAGCTCTCCACCCCCCGTAGAATGGGACAGAGGTGGACCCTGCGTTCAGAGACCTGGAGGTACGTCAGGATAAGATCATGCGCAGGCTCTATGAACTGAAGGCAGCCGTGGATGGCCTGGCCAAGACCGTGACCACACCCGACGCTGACCTGGACCAGACtgtgacctctctctcccagAGTCCCACAGCCACATCCTTTAGAGGCACTGCAGACCTGGACTCCCTACTGGGCAAGGTGAGGAATAGAGCTCTTGTCTGTTAAATATCTTATAGAAATAGAGCTCTTGTCAATTATAGGAATAGAGCTCTTGTCAAGTTGGAGATCTTATAGGAATAGCAATTCATTAAGTTGAGTTTCGTCAATACGCCGCATAATTTGTCTATTTCGGCTGTGCCACGACTCAAGTTTGGTGGAAACGCCTTATGAGGGTATCATCATAATTTGTCCTGTACCCATTAGGACCTTGGTGCCCTCCGGGACATTGTGATCAACGCCAATCCGGCACGACCACCCCTCACACTGCTGGTGCTCCACGCAATGCTGTGCCAGCGCTACCGGGTGCTCTCCAGTGTGCATGTCCACTCATCAGTGTCTGGTGTGCCCACGCAGCTGCTCTCCTGCCTGGGGCCGCGCCACGCAGACAGCTACGTCCGCCAGCGTTTCCAGCTGGGCTTCACCCTTATATGGAAAGATGGTGAGGGTTGGGGGTAGTCAGAGACAGGGTAGTAAAAGAGTAGAAAGTTTAGATTGGGAACAGTGGGTGGGCAGATTGGGTTAAGTGAAGGGGGTGGAGAGACTGGGTAGAAAAAGGGGGGAATgttgggagagggggggggtagaaaGGGTATGGCTAGGACTGTCACCTAGCTTTGAACTGACGTGACTGGTCTAGGTTAGGGAGATGTGATGTCAGATGTGCTAGTATCGCTCACCATTTACTATTCATATGTATAGACAATGTGTCCTTTCATTGTTAGCTGCTTTCAACATTTTTAACACCTATTTAGATTATCTCTGGAGTAAATGTAcctttctcctctcatcccttgccctctctcttccgtctcccctctcttccgtctcccctctcttccgtctcccctctcttccgtctcccctctcttccgtctcccctctcttccgtctcccctctctctctcgccgtctccccctctctctctcaccatctccccctctctccgtctcccccccctctctctctcgtctcccccctctctctctcgtctcccccctctctctctcgccgtctcccccctctctctctctcgccgtctcccccctctctctctcgctctccgtctccctctctctctctccgtctcccctctctctctcccgtctcccccctctctctccccgtctcccccctctctctcgccgtctccccccctctctctctcgccgtctccccccctctctctctcgccgtctccccctctctctctcgcgtctccccctctctctctcgccgtctccccctctctctctctccgccgtctccccctctctctctcgccgtctccccctctctctctcccgtctccccctctctctctcgccgtctccccctctctctctctccgtctccccctctctctctcccgtctccccctctctctctccgtctcccccctctctctctccgtctcccccctctctctctctccgtctccccctccctctctccgtctccccctctctctccgtctccgtctctctctctctgtctccccctctgtctcctgtctcctctctctctctgtctcctctctctctgtctcctctctctctgtctcctctctccccctctcctctctcctgtctccccctctctctctctccgtctccccctctctctctctctgtctccccctctctctctctctctgtctccccctctctctctctctgtctccccctctctctctctctctctgtctccccctctctctctctctctctgtctccccctctctctctctctctctgtctccccctctctctctctctctctccccctctctctctctctctctctctctccccctctctctctctctctgtctccccctctctctctctgtctccccctctctctctctctgtctccccctctctctcctccccctctctcctctccctctctctcccctctctctccgtctccccctctctctctccgtctccccctctctctctccgtctccccctctctctctccatctcccaccccccctctctccgtctccccctccctctctctcgtctccccctctctctctctctccccctctctctctctgtctcccctctgtctcctctgtctctctctctctctctctctctgtctcctctctctctgtctctctctctgtctccctctctctctcctctctctctgtctccccctctctctctctctctgtctccccctctctctctctctctctgtctccccctctctctctctctcctctctctctctccccctctctctctctctctctctctctccccctctctctctctgtctccccctctctctctcctctcctgtctcctctctctgtctccccctctctctgtctccccctctctctctccgtctccccctctctctctccgtctccccctctctctccgtctccccctctctctctccgtctccccctctctctctccgtctccccccccctccctctctccgtctcccccctctccctctctccgtctccccctccctctctccgtctccccctctctctctcccgtctctctctctctgtctcccccctctgtctctctgtctcctctctctctctccccctctctctctctgtctcctctctctgtctccctctctctgtctccccctctctctctctctgtctccccctctctccccctctctctccccctctctctctctctctgtctccccctctctctctctctctctgtctccccctctctctctctctccccctctctctctctctctgtctccccctctctctctctctctctgtctccccctctctctctctctctctgtctccccctctctctctgtctccccctctctctctctctgtctccccctctctctgtctccccctctctctgtctcccctctgtctccccctctctctctctgtctccccctctctctctccctctctctctcctctctctctctccccctctctctctctcccccctctctctctccccctctctctctctctgtctccctctctctgtctccccctctctctctctgtctcccctctctgtctccccctctctctctctgtctccccctctctgtctccccccctctctctctctgtctccccctctctgtctcccccctctctctgtctctctgtgtctctctgtctccccctctctctctctctctctctctccgtctccccccctctctccgtttcccccctctctctcgccgtctCCCTTCCTTtctgtatctctatatctctagtcTCCAAGCTGCAGATGAAGTTCAGCATTCAGAACATGTGCCCCATCGAGGGCGAGGCCAATGTGGCGCGCTTCTTGTTCCGCCTCGTTGCCCCTTACCCCAGCGACCCTGCCCTGGCTACACTGGTGGACAGTTGGGTGGACACAGCCTTCTTCCAGCTGGCTGAGGGCAGCGCTAAGGAGCGGTCGGCAGTCCTCCGCGCCCTCAACGGCGCTTTGGGTCGCGACCCCTGGCTGGCCGGTCCCGAGCTCTCGCTGGCTGACATCGCCTGTTACTGCTGCGTCCTCCAGACAGGCCCTGCCGCCTCCTCTCCGGCCAACGTCCAACGTTGGCTTAAAGCGTGTGAGAACCTGGGCCACTTTGGCCCTGCCAACCCTCTACTGCAGTGACCACAGCTGCCTAGCAGATCTCGGGGTGCTTCAATGGAGTAGGTAGAAGATACCCACGCGCCATTGATCCAGAGTCAGATATTGCCCCAGTCCCCTTGTTGGGAATAGAGGTTTTGGGGTGAAGTAGTagtctgaccctagatctgtgtaCGGGTGACTTCTAGCTGGAGCGCCACCAGGGCCCAGCCTATGGGGTTTAACTGTATCTCTGCACTGTGC contains the following coding sequences:
- the aimp2 gene encoding aminoacyl tRNA synthase complex-interacting multifunctional protein 2 isoform X1 is translated as MPMYQVKPVFGDDIKTDLPTCMYKLPNIHAQRSASGCSEHALQNGTEVDPAFRDLEVRQDKIMRRLYELKAAVDGLAKTVTTPDADLDQTVTSLSQSPTATSFRGTADLDSLLGKDLGALRDIVINANPARPPLTLLVLHAMLCQRYRVLSSVHVHSSVSGVPTQLLSCLGPRHADSYVRQRFQLGFTLIWKDVSKLQMKFSIQNMCPIEGEANVARFLFRLVAPYPSDPALATLVDSWVDTAFFQLAEGSAKERSAVLRALNGALGRDPWLAGPELSLADIACYCCVLQTGPAASSPANVQRWLKACENLGHFGPANPLLQ
- the aimp2 gene encoding aminoacyl tRNA synthase complex-interacting multifunctional protein 2 isoform X2, which translates into the protein MPMYQNGTEVDPAFRDLEVRQDKIMRRLYELKAAVDGLAKTVTTPDADLDQTVTSLSQSPTATSFRGTADLDSLLGKDLGALRDIVINANPARPPLTLLVLHAMLCQRYRVLSSVHVHSSVSGVPTQLLSCLGPRHADSYVRQRFQLGFTLIWKDVSKLQMKFSIQNMCPIEGEANVARFLFRLVAPYPSDPALATLVDSWVDTAFFQLAEGSAKERSAVLRALNGALGRDPWLAGPELSLADIACYCCVLQTGPAASSPANVQRWLKACENLGHFGPANPLLQ